Proteins from a single region of Parasedimentitalea psychrophila:
- the typA gene encoding translational GTPase TypA, producing MELRNIAIIAHVDHGKTTLVDEMLKQSGVFRDNQAVAERAMDSNDLERERGITILAKATSVEWNGTRINIVDTPGHADFGGEVERILSMVDGVVLLVDAAEGPMPQTKFVTAKALALGLKPIVVVNKVDKPDGEPDRALDECFDLFANLGASDQQLDFPHMYASGRSGWADMELDGPRKDLSAMFDLIVKHVPAPAQQERKDEPFRMLATTLGHDAFIGRLLTGRVESGTLKAGETMKGLSRDGTQIESFRVTKVMAFRGLTQQPIDVAEAGDIVSIAGMAKSTVADSIVDPFVTEALEAQPIDPPTITVTFGINDSPLAGRDGKHVQSRVIRNRLMKEAETNVAIRITDTPGGDAFEVAGRGELQMGVLIENMRREGFELSISRPQVLFRDIDGERHEPVEEVTIDVDDEYSGVVIEKLTGVRKGSLTEMKPAGAGKTRIIAHVPSRGLIGYQGEFMTDTRGTGVLNRVFHEWAPYKGKIPGRRAGVLISMDSGQSVAFALWNLEERGKMFIGAQAEVYQGMIIGEHSRENDLEVNPLKGKKLTNVRASGTDEAVRLTTPVTLSLEQSIAYIDNDELVEVTPNAIRLRKRHLDPHERKRASRTAG from the coding sequence ATGGAACTGCGCAACATTGCGATCATCGCTCACGTGGATCACGGCAAAACCACTCTGGTGGATGAAATGCTGAAACAATCCGGTGTCTTCCGCGACAACCAGGCGGTGGCTGAACGCGCCATGGACTCCAACGATCTTGAGCGTGAACGTGGCATCACGATCCTTGCCAAAGCCACTTCGGTGGAATGGAATGGCACCCGTATCAATATCGTCGACACCCCCGGTCACGCCGACTTTGGCGGCGAAGTTGAACGCATTCTGTCGATGGTGGACGGTGTTGTCCTGCTGGTCGACGCCGCCGAAGGCCCGATGCCACAGACCAAGTTTGTCACCGCCAAAGCCCTGGCGCTGGGGCTTAAGCCGATTGTGGTTGTCAACAAGGTCGACAAGCCCGACGGCGAGCCGGACCGGGCTCTGGACGAATGTTTCGATCTGTTTGCCAACCTTGGCGCATCGGATCAACAGCTGGATTTCCCGCATATGTACGCCTCTGGCCGCTCTGGCTGGGCTGATATGGAACTGGACGGCCCACGCAAGGACCTGTCTGCAATGTTCGACCTTATCGTCAAACATGTCCCCGCCCCAGCCCAGCAGGAGCGCAAGGACGAGCCGTTCCGGATGCTGGCCACAACCCTGGGCCATGATGCGTTCATCGGTCGCTTGCTGACTGGCCGTGTTGAGAGCGGCACGCTGAAAGCGGGTGAAACCATGAAGGGCCTGTCCCGCGATGGCACCCAGATCGAAAGCTTCCGGGTCACCAAAGTTATGGCATTCCGCGGCCTGACACAGCAGCCAATCGACGTTGCCGAAGCCGGTGACATCGTATCGATTGCTGGCATGGCAAAGTCTACCGTGGCAGACAGCATCGTTGACCCCTTTGTTACCGAGGCACTGGAAGCACAGCCGATCGATCCGCCGACAATTACCGTCACATTTGGCATCAACGACAGCCCACTGGCTGGCCGCGACGGCAAACATGTGCAGTCTCGCGTCATTCGTAATCGTCTGATGAAAGAAGCCGAAACCAACGTTGCCATCCGCATCACCGACACCCCCGGCGGTGACGCCTTTGAAGTGGCGGGACGTGGTGAATTGCAGATGGGTGTGTTGATCGAAAACATGCGCCGCGAAGGTTTTGAGCTTTCGATTTCCCGCCCTCAGGTTCTCTTTCGTGACATCGACGGCGAACGTCATGAACCCGTCGAGGAAGTCACCATTGATGTGGATGACGAATACTCCGGCGTTGTGATCGAAAAACTGACTGGTGTCCGCAAAGGTTCACTGACCGAGATGAAACCGGCCGGTGCTGGCAAGACCCGTATCATCGCCCATGTCCCATCGCGTGGGTTGATTGGCTATCAGGGCGAGTTCATGACCGATACCCGCGGCACTGGCGTGCTGAACCGGGTGTTTCACGAATGGGCCCCCTATAAGGGTAAAATTCCGGGCCGCCGTGCCGGGGTGCTGATTTCGATGGATAGCGGTCAGTCGGTCGCCTTCGCTTTGTGGAACCTCGAAGAGCGCGGTAAGATGTTTATTGGCGCTCAGGCTGAAGTCTATCAGGGCATGATCATTGGCGAACACAGCCGTGAAAATGATCTGGAAGTGAACCCGCTGAAAGGCAAGAAGCTGACCAACGTCCGGGCCTCTGGCACCGACGAAGCGGTGCGCCTGACCACTCCGGTCACGCTGTCGCTGGAGCAGTCGATTGCCTATATCGACAATGACGAACTGGTCGAGGTCACGCCCAACGCCATTCGCCTGCGCAAACGCCATCTGGACCCGCACGAGCGCAAACGCGCCTCCCGCACTGCCGGATAA
- a CDS encoding DUF1330 domain-containing protein, which translates to MGALWIAHVTVTDADAYAKYAKLAGPAIAKHGGEFIARGGRFVQLEGKERPRNVVAKFPSVDAAVDCYHSPEYQEALNHARGASERELMVVETSE; encoded by the coding sequence GTGGGAGCACTATGGATTGCACATGTAACGGTGACTGACGCCGATGCTTATGCCAAATATGCAAAGCTGGCAGGACCTGCGATTGCCAAACACGGTGGCGAATTCATCGCCCGTGGCGGCAGGTTCGTCCAGCTTGAGGGAAAGGAACGGCCCCGGAATGTCGTCGCCAAATTCCCTTCGGTCGATGCCGCGGTCGACTGTTATCACAGCCCAGAGTACCAGGAGGCGCTAAACCACGCACGTGGTGCATCTGAACGGGAACTGATGGTGGTGGAAACCAGCGAATAG
- the alaS gene encoding alanine--tRNA ligase, with the protein MPTLNEIRSTFLNYYSKQGHEVVASSPLVPRNDPTLMFVNSGMVQFKNLFTGVETRDYTRATSAQKCVRAGGKHNDLDNVGYTARHHTFFEMLGNFSFGDYFKKEAIPYAWELLTKEFDIPKDRLLVTVYHTDDEAADIWKKVAGLSDDRIIRIPTNDNFWQMGPTGPCGPCTEIFFDHGDHIPGGPPGSPDEDGDRFIEIWNVVFMQNEQFEDGSMTALDMQSIDTGMGLERIGALLQGSHDNYDTDLFKALIEASAHATSVDPYGDQNVHHRVIADHLRSTSFLIADGVMPANDGRGYVLRRIMRRAMRHAHLLGAKDPVMHQLVPALVQQMGAAYPELGQAQALIEETLMQEETRFKQTLDRGLKLLDDEVATLEQDAPLPGAAAFKLYDTFGFPLDLTQDALREKGRTVDTEGFDSAMAEQKAKARAAWSGSGEAADSTIWFDIAEEHGTTDFLGYDTEVAEGQIVALVRDGAEIKSASLGEKVQIVLNQSPFYAESGGQVGDAGLIRTESGQARITTTRKAAGVFIHLAEVFEGTISTGTAAQLQVDHEQRSAIRANHSATHLLHEALRETLGKHVAQRGSLNAESRLRFDFSHSKALSEDELSKVASDVNAFIRQNSPVETRIMTPDDARAIGAQALFGEKYGDEVRVVSMGQAETGKGRDGTTYSIELCGGTHVKQTGDIGSFVLLGDSASSAGVRRIEALTGGAAVAHIEREAACLGKVANVLKSQPDEVVDRLKALIDERKLLQNEVSQLRRELAMAGGAGGGAGAEAKTINGVQFIAQVLKGVSGRDLPALIDEHKARLGSGAVLLIADTGGKVAVAAGLTKDLIGRLSAVDLVKAAVVELGGKGGGGRPDMAQGGAKEITNSAAAITAAQTVLEG; encoded by the coding sequence ATGCCAACTCTGAACGAAATCCGATCCACATTTCTGAACTATTATTCCAAACAGGGACACGAAGTGGTGGCGTCAAGCCCGCTGGTGCCGCGCAATGACCCGACACTGATGTTTGTCAACTCTGGGATGGTGCAGTTTAAGAACCTATTCACCGGAGTCGAAACGCGCGATTACACGCGCGCCACCAGCGCCCAGAAATGCGTCAGGGCAGGCGGCAAACACAATGATCTCGACAATGTGGGATATACCGCGCGCCATCATACGTTCTTTGAAATGTTGGGTAATTTTAGTTTCGGTGATTATTTCAAAAAAGAAGCAATCCCCTATGCATGGGAATTGCTGACCAAGGAATTTGACATTCCAAAGGACCGGTTGCTGGTCACCGTCTACCATACTGACGATGAGGCGGCCGACATTTGGAAGAAGGTGGCTGGGCTTAGCGATGACCGGATTATTCGCATCCCGACCAACGACAACTTCTGGCAAATGGGGCCAACGGGACCCTGTGGACCCTGTACCGAGATTTTCTTTGACCACGGTGACCATATTCCTGGCGGACCACCGGGCAGCCCAGATGAAGACGGTGATCGTTTCATAGAAATATGGAACGTCGTCTTCATGCAAAATGAGCAGTTCGAAGATGGGTCGATGACAGCATTGGACATGCAGTCGATTGATACCGGAATGGGGCTGGAGCGGATCGGCGCGTTGCTGCAGGGCAGTCATGACAATTATGACACCGATCTTTTCAAAGCCCTGATCGAAGCCTCAGCCCATGCCACATCGGTTGATCCTTATGGTGATCAAAATGTCCATCATCGGGTGATTGCCGACCATCTGCGCTCAACCTCTTTCCTGATCGCCGATGGGGTCATGCCGGCAAATGATGGGCGTGGCTATGTTCTGCGTCGCATCATGCGCCGCGCCATGCGCCATGCGCATCTGTTGGGCGCCAAAGACCCGGTAATGCATCAGCTGGTGCCCGCATTGGTGCAGCAAATGGGCGCGGCATACCCGGAACTGGGTCAGGCTCAGGCGCTGATAGAGGAAACATTGATGCAGGAGGAAACACGGTTCAAGCAGACGCTGGATCGTGGGTTGAAACTGCTGGATGATGAAGTAGCAACGCTGGAGCAGGATGCGCCACTGCCCGGTGCTGCCGCCTTTAAACTGTATGATACCTTTGGCTTCCCGCTGGATTTGACCCAGGATGCGCTGCGCGAAAAAGGTCGCACAGTGGATACCGAAGGGTTTGACAGTGCCATGGCCGAGCAGAAGGCCAAGGCCCGCGCCGCATGGTCCGGTTCAGGCGAGGCCGCCGATAGCACCATCTGGTTTGATATCGCCGAAGAACACGGAACGACGGATTTTCTTGGCTATGATACCGAAGTGGCCGAAGGTCAGATTGTTGCGCTGGTCCGGGATGGAGCAGAAATAAAATCGGCCAGCCTGGGTGAAAAGGTGCAAATCGTGCTGAATCAAAGCCCGTTTTATGCTGAATCCGGCGGCCAAGTTGGCGATGCTGGTTTGATCCGTACGGAAAGCGGACAGGCGCGGATCACCACGACCCGAAAGGCGGCAGGCGTGTTTATCCACCTCGCCGAGGTTTTTGAGGGCACCATCAGTACCGGCACCGCTGCACAGCTGCAGGTCGATCACGAACAGCGTTCGGCCATTCGTGCAAATCACTCCGCCACGCACTTGCTGCATGAGGCGCTCCGCGAGACTTTGGGCAAACACGTGGCTCAGCGGGGATCTTTGAACGCCGAAAGCCGCCTGCGGTTCGATTTCAGCCATTCCAAGGCCTTGTCTGAAGATGAGTTGAGCAAGGTTGCCAGTGATGTAAACGCTTTTATCCGGCAAAACAGCCCGGTTGAGACCCGGATCATGACACCGGACGATGCCCGCGCCATCGGTGCGCAGGCTTTGTTTGGTGAGAAGTACGGAGACGAGGTTCGGGTGGTGTCCATGGGGCAGGCCGAAACTGGCAAGGGCCGCGATGGAACCACGTATTCTATCGAACTCTGTGGCGGCACCCATGTCAAACAGACGGGCGACATCGGTAGCTTTGTTCTGTTGGGAGACAGTGCGTCCTCGGCCGGCGTGCGTCGGATCGAGGCCCTGACCGGCGGCGCGGCCGTTGCTCATATCGAGCGGGAAGCAGCATGTCTGGGCAAGGTTGCCAATGTTCTCAAGTCCCAGCCAGACGAGGTTGTTGATCGACTGAAGGCTTTGATCGACGAGCGGAAGTTGCTTCAGAACGAAGTGTCGCAACTGCGCCGCGAATTGGCGATGGCTGGCGGTGCCGGCGGCGGTGCTGGTGCCGAAGCTAAGACTATCAACGGTGTGCAATTTATTGCGCAGGTCCTAAAGGGCGTATCGGGCCGAGATTTGCCGGCGTTAATTGACGAGCACAAAGCACGTTTGGGCTCTGGTGCCGTTCTGTTGATTGCGGACACTGGCGGCAAGGTTGCGGTTGCGGCGGGCCTGACCAAAGACTTGATCGGTCGGCTGTCTGCGGTCGACCTGGTGAAGGCCGCTGTGGTTGAGCTGGGCGGCAAAGGCGGCGGTGGTCGGCCAGACATGGCCCAGGGCGGTGCCAAAGAGATAACAAATTCAGCCGCAGCGATCACTGCTGCGCAAACAGTTCTGGAAGGATAA
- the recA gene encoding recombinase RecA, whose amino-acid sequence MADLLTMKDKKSGDKQKALDSALAQIERQFGKGSIMKFGDNAIPEIEASSTGSLGLDIALGIGGLPMGRIIEIYGPESSGKTTLTLHCVAEQQKKGGVCAFVDAEHALDPMYAQKLGVNLEELLISQPDTGEQALEITDTLVRSGAVNMIVVDSVAALIPKSELEGDMGDSSLGVQARLMSQAMRKLTGSISKSKCMVIFINQIRMKIGVMFGSPETTTGGNALKFYSSVRLDIRRIGALKDRDEIVGNATRVKVVKNKVAPPFKQVEFDIMYGEGISKMGELLDLGVAAGVVNKSGSWFSYGDERIGQGRENAKTYLREHMHLAIDIEDKIRAAHGLEFDRPDIKGGDDILEA is encoded by the coding sequence ATGGCGGATCTTTTGACCATGAAAGACAAGAAAAGCGGCGACAAGCAAAAGGCGCTGGATAGCGCTTTGGCGCAGATTGAACGGCAGTTCGGCAAGGGTTCAATCATGAAGTTTGGCGACAATGCCATTCCGGAGATTGAGGCCAGTTCGACCGGCTCGCTGGGGCTTGATATCGCACTCGGCATTGGCGGCCTTCCGATGGGCCGGATTATTGAGATCTACGGACCAGAGAGTTCGGGAAAAACCACATTGACGCTGCACTGCGTGGCTGAACAGCAGAAAAAGGGCGGAGTTTGTGCCTTTGTGGATGCCGAGCATGCGCTTGATCCTATGTATGCGCAAAAGCTGGGTGTCAATCTGGAAGAGTTGTTGATCTCGCAACCGGACACTGGTGAGCAGGCGTTGGAAATCACCGATACTTTGGTGCGCTCGGGGGCCGTCAATATGATCGTCGTCGATTCCGTGGCCGCGTTGATTCCAAAGTCCGAGCTTGAGGGCGACATGGGCGACAGCAGTCTTGGTGTGCAGGCCCGCCTGATGAGCCAGGCAATGCGTAAACTGACAGGATCGATCAGCAAATCCAAATGCATGGTGATCTTTATCAACCAGATCCGCATGAAAATCGGCGTGATGTTTGGATCTCCTGAGACCACGACAGGCGGCAATGCACTGAAGTTTTATTCATCGGTGCGTCTGGATATTCGTCGTATTGGTGCTCTCAAAGACCGGGATGAAATTGTCGGCAATGCGACCCGTGTGAAGGTGGTGAAAAACAAAGTTGCGCCGCCATTCAAGCAGGTTGAATTCGACATTATGTATGGAGAAGGCATCTCCAAAATGGGAGAATTGCTGGATCTTGGGGTTGCCGCTGGCGTGGTAAATAAATCGGGGTCCTGGTTTAGTTACGGCGACGAACGGATTGGCCAGGGCCGAGAAAACGCCAAGACCTATCTGCGTGAACACATGCATCTTGCCATTGATATCGAAGACAAGATCCGGGCGGCGCATGGCCTGGAATTTGACCGCCCCGATATTAAGGGTGGCGATGATATACTCGAGGCCTAA
- a CDS encoding gamma-glutamyl kinase codes for MFKKVCDAEMEVVAVMREPVNWLGSWYRFRRRPFMNGKDNSTSNVSFDEFVLAYCQSKQPGFANVGSQAKFLEAQPNGCAVAQLFRYEHQQRLIDFLEDRLSTTLVLQQQNVSPPMDLSLSPQVDTVLRQTCAAEFSLYDSID; via the coding sequence ATGTTCAAAAAGGTCTGCGATGCCGAAATGGAGGTGGTTGCAGTGATGCGTGAGCCGGTCAACTGGCTGGGAAGCTGGTACCGGTTTCGACGTCGGCCCTTTATGAATGGCAAAGACAATTCCACCAGCAATGTGAGCTTTGACGAATTTGTTCTTGCCTATTGCCAAAGCAAACAACCTGGGTTTGCGAATGTTGGTAGCCAGGCAAAATTTCTGGAAGCTCAGCCCAATGGCTGTGCTGTTGCGCAGCTGTTTCGCTATGAACATCAACAACGATTGATTGATTTCCTAGAAGACCGATTGTCCACAACACTTGTTCTTCAACAACAAAATGTCAGCCCGCCAATGGATCTATCCTTATCACCTCAGGTCGATACGGTGTTGCGGCAAACCTGTGCCGCAGAGTTTAGTCTATACGACTCCATTGACTGA
- a CDS encoding hybrid sensor histidine kinase/response regulator codes for MIGRQDSPVPDLRVSTPETARLAATVLLAVMMCSASWVFGWPDWVARGLIAVGLTLVAVAVLMALQARVRLRARTMATDLLTGFIEKDASPSFVADDDGIIHARNAAAARRFADAEKETLAGTLRAVLANPSAVLFRLQSRARVEGAAQEDVITRRGHVRMAVHQMHGGSFLWRVEDIAERSSAGRSAESIPIPMMTVGRTGAVLFMNEAARALIGGRIKSLDRLFVDLPVRSGQINTMTTANGPIQALVIENTRTQGRNELYFLETAETGNSGSGTSFGDLPVPFLKVAPTGEVLSANKLALGLLGTANCKDVKLGQLMEGLGRPMSDWLRDTADGLAPNKSEFLRLSRSDKEVFVQVTLSRAVEDGVTVLIAVLNDATELKTLEAQFVQSQKMQAIGQLAGGVAHDFNNLLTAISGHCDLLLLRHDQGDQDFGDLIQIHENANRAAALVSQLLAFSRKQTLLPEVLDLRDTLSDLTHLLNRLVGEKVTLTLSHDPVMRSIRADKRQLEQVLMNLVVNARDAMPQGGEIRIETEVVSLDRPIERNRATVPAGDWVTVRVQDEGVGIDPDKIQKVFEPFYTTKRTGEGTGLGLSTAYGIVKQTGGYIFVDSIKGSGTEFTLYFPVHKALPGAAKAAAPKVEATVPKHGEGVVLLVEDEAPVRAFASRALRLRGYTVLEAESAEDALRTLEDPGLNVDVFVTDVVMPGMDGPSWVREALKTRPDTRVVFVSGYAEGAFGESEPNVPNSVFLAKPFSLNQLTETVHDQLN; via the coding sequence ATGATCGGTCGCCAAGATTCTCCCGTTCCGGACCTGCGCGTTTCAACACCTGAAACGGCGCGGCTTGCAGCCACGGTGCTGCTGGCCGTGATGATGTGTTCAGCATCCTGGGTTTTCGGCTGGCCGGATTGGGTGGCACGTGGGCTGATCGCGGTGGGCCTGACGTTGGTGGCGGTGGCCGTTTTGATGGCGCTGCAGGCTCGGGTGAGGCTGCGGGCCAGGACCATGGCCACCGATTTGCTGACCGGGTTTATTGAAAAAGACGCCAGTCCCAGCTTTGTTGCCGATGACGATGGTATTATCCACGCCCGCAATGCGGCCGCAGCACGGCGGTTTGCCGATGCGGAAAAGGAAACGCTGGCAGGCACCCTGCGGGCGGTACTGGCCAATCCTTCCGCCGTGTTGTTTCGCCTTCAAAGCCGCGCCCGGGTCGAGGGAGCCGCGCAAGAAGATGTGATCACCCGCCGCGGTCATGTTCGGATGGCAGTGCATCAGATGCATGGCGGTAGTTTCCTGTGGCGGGTCGAAGATATCGCCGAACGCAGCAGCGCCGGCCGCAGCGCTGAGAGTATTCCAATCCCGATGATGACCGTTGGCCGCACCGGGGCTGTTTTGTTCATGAACGAGGCGGCTCGGGCACTAATTGGCGGCCGCATCAAATCACTGGACCGGCTGTTTGTGGACCTGCCGGTGCGATCCGGCCAGATCAATACCATGACCACCGCCAATGGCCCGATCCAGGCCCTGGTGATTGAAAACACACGCACCCAAGGCCGCAATGAACTGTATTTTTTGGAGACAGCCGAGACCGGCAATTCTGGCTCTGGCACCAGTTTTGGTGACCTGCCGGTGCCGTTTCTAAAAGTTGCACCCACCGGTGAAGTCCTGTCGGCAAACAAATTGGCACTTGGCCTTTTGGGAACCGCGAACTGCAAGGATGTGAAGCTGGGCCAATTGATGGAGGGTCTGGGCCGGCCAATGTCCGATTGGTTGCGTGATACCGCTGATGGCCTGGCGCCAAACAAATCGGAATTCCTGCGCTTGTCCCGCAGTGACAAAGAGGTGTTTGTTCAGGTCACATTGAGCCGGGCAGTCGAGGATGGTGTCACGGTGCTGATTGCAGTTCTGAATGATGCGACCGAGCTTAAAACTCTTGAGGCCCAATTTGTCCAAAGCCAGAAAATGCAGGCGATCGGTCAATTGGCGGGCGGTGTTGCCCATGATTTCAACAATCTTTTGACTGCAATTTCAGGGCATTGCGATTTGTTGTTGCTGCGCCATGATCAGGGTGATCAGGACTTTGGTGACTTGATCCAAATTCACGAGAATGCCAATCGAGCGGCAGCGTTGGTGAGCCAGCTTCTTGCATTCTCGCGCAAACAGACGCTGCTGCCAGAAGTGTTGGATCTGCGGGACACGCTGTCCGATCTGACTCATCTTTTGAACCGTCTTGTTGGCGAGAAAGTCACACTGACGCTGAGCCATGATCCGGTGATGCGATCAATCCGCGCCGACAAGAGACAGCTTGAGCAGGTGTTGATGAACCTGGTGGTAAATGCACGGGACGCCATGCCTCAAGGCGGCGAGATTCGGATCGAGACCGAAGTTGTGTCGCTGGACCGACCCATTGAACGGAACCGGGCCACCGTGCCCGCCGGTGATTGGGTGACCGTCAGGGTGCAGGACGAGGGGGTTGGCATTGATCCGGATAAGATCCAGAAAGTTTTTGAACCTTTTTACACAACCAAACGGACCGGCGAAGGCACCGGGCTGGGCTTGTCCACGGCCTATGGCATTGTCAAACAGACCGGTGGTTACATATTTGTAGATTCGATCAAGGGATCAGGGACAGAATTCACGCTGTATTTCCCGGTCCACAAAGCATTGCCAGGAGCGGCCAAAGCGGCTGCACCTAAAGTCGAAGCAACGGTCCCCAAACACGGGGAGGGCGTTGTTTTGTTGGTTGAGGACGAAGCGCCGGTGCGGGCTTTTGCGTCCCGAGCCTTGCGATTGCGGGGCTATACTGTGCTTGAGGCTGAATCGGCTGAGGATGCATTGCGGACACTGGAAGACCCAGGGTTAAACGTGGATGTCTTTGTAACCGATGTGGTGATGCCCGGTATGGATGGCCCAAGCTGGGTACGTGAGGCCTTGAAAACCCGCCCCGATACCCGGGTGGTCTTTGTCTCGGGTTATGCCGAAGGGGCTTTTGGAGAATCGGAGCCAAATGTCCCCAACTCGGTATTCCTGGCCAAACCGTTCTCGCTCAACCAATTGACAGAGACTGTGCACGACCAGTTGAATTGA
- a CDS encoding RsmB/NOP family class I SAM-dependent RNA methyltransferase has translation MTPAARLQAAIEILDQILDGNAAEKALTSWSRGSRFAGSKDRAAVRDHVFTALRCRRSHAALGGASTGRGLIVGALRDAGIDPDTMFNGVGYGPSELSDDEGLTARSPASAAEGLDIPEWLWPQFSDSLGDKAEATATALRHRAPVHLRVNMLRSSIDQAIEALAVDGIICQPHAAAEAALEVTEGARRVRNSEAFSAGLVELQDAASQAVVEALPLRDGMSVLDYCAGGGGKSLAMAARAKISLFAHDTVPRRMQDLPIRAVRAGVDVTMLEPEALVRTGPFDLVLCDAPCSGSGSWRRSPEGKWLLSAEQLQELQDTQGEILDLAAQLVAPGGVLAYATCSVLEAENSCQIGRFMERSSGWTLTSEQSWLVQDGTDGFYCAVLTRIDADC, from the coding sequence ATGACCCCGGCAGCGCGACTTCAGGCCGCGATTGAGATCCTGGATCAGATTCTGGATGGGAATGCGGCCGAGAAAGCCCTGACCAGCTGGTCTCGTGGCAGCCGCTTTGCGGGGTCCAAGGATCGTGCTGCGGTGCGGGATCACGTGTTTACCGCCCTGCGTTGCCGTCGGTCGCATGCCGCTCTGGGCGGCGCCAGTACCGGGCGCGGTTTGATCGTTGGGGCCCTGCGGGACGCAGGAATTGACCCGGATACCATGTTCAACGGAGTGGGCTACGGCCCCTCAGAGCTCAGTGATGACGAGGGTCTGACCGCGCGGTCGCCTGCCTCCGCTGCCGAAGGCCTGGATATTCCCGAATGGCTTTGGCCGCAGTTTTCTGACAGCCTGGGAGATAAGGCCGAGGCAACAGCGACAGCCTTGCGCCACCGGGCACCGGTGCATTTGCGGGTCAACATGCTGCGCTCTAGCATTGATCAGGCCATTGAGGCGCTGGCGGTGGACGGTATAATCTGCCAGCCACATGCCGCCGCCGAAGCCGCGTTGGAAGTGACCGAGGGCGCCCGTCGCGTTCGCAACTCTGAGGCATTTTCGGCTGGACTGGTCGAATTGCAGGATGCCGCCAGCCAGGCGGTTGTCGAGGCTTTGCCACTGCGCGACGGCATGAGCGTGCTGGATTATTGCGCGGGCGGCGGCGGTAAAAGCCTGGCGATGGCGGCGCGGGCAAAGATATCGCTTTTTGCTCACGACACTGTGCCGCGCCGGATGCAGGACTTGCCGATCCGGGCCGTCCGGGCGGGGGTGGATGTGACTATGCTGGAGCCCGAGGCTCTGGTCAGGACCGGACCGTTTGATTTGGTTCTATGTGATGCCCCCTGTTCGGGGTCAGGCTCCTGGCGCCGGTCCCCAGAGGGGAAATGGCTGCTGAGCGCCGAGCAATTGCAGGAGCTGCAGGACACTCAGGGCGAGATCTTGGATCTGGCGGCTCAGCTTGTCGCGCCTGGTGGGGTTCTGGCCTATGCGACATGCTCGGTCCTGGAGGCAGAAAATAGCTGTCAAATTGGCCGCTTTATGGAGCGCTCCTCTGGCTGGACACTGACGTCAGAGCAGTCCTGGTTGGTGCAGGATGGCACCGATGGGTTTTATTGTGCCGTGTTGACGCGAATAGACGCTGATTGCTAG